In Quercus robur chromosome 11, dhQueRobu3.1, whole genome shotgun sequence, the sequence ATATCCCTCACACCTCTACTCATAAGCTCTCATCCATCCCCCAGCAGAAAGTCCCAGCAGCTTTGCTAAATGCTCTCTCTCACTACTCATGCTACCAAAATAACCCTCACTACTCACTAAATATACTATCTTCATAAGCATATCCTAGCATAATAATGATCTTGCTGCGCTAActggaatctctctctctctctctctctctctctctctctctctctccctttatgTCACACTAAACTTTCTCCATTATTTGCTATAATGGACCCTGTACTATTTGTTTATCCATTTACTATTGAAGGCTATAATGTATTTGTTACTATAGAGGTTTTTCCTCATGTTTTTATAATGGAGGACTTTCTTTCAATGGATCCTTCAGATGATGATTTTGGAGATATAGAAACTCtctttaatttatgaaataattgaCAGCTAGAGGTTTATTCTGTTTTGTCTTATTTTACTGCTGGAATATTTTACTACTGGGCTATTTCTTTATTGTAGTAGGCATTTTCTATTATGCTGATGTGTCTACTGTAGGAAACGTTTTGTGTCATCCCATAATCTTTGCCAGTCCTAACCTAGGCCCAAGGCATAAATAAGGTGAATTTCTCAAAAGTTTCACCAATAGCTTTTGGGTCGTGCTTCAAACCCATTGTCGAGTTTAGGTTTAGGCtcccaaaccaaaacaaatctCATTTGTTGGGGGGGAAAACTTTTCCACACTTGAAAAGTTCTTCATAAACTAaggcaaaaataataaaatgaagtCGATCAAtggtataataaaataaataaataaataaaaaagtaagatgcttcattgttggttgaGCTAGAAatgattcaacatattttatgaataattaaCAAAGGTGTACCtataaaaacatatttaacAAACTTTTAATACCAAGAAGCAGACACATTCTCATATAAAGAGATTCTAAGTTAATAtatgtaaagttgaatttattcaactatgagttggctttattctatgccaaatttgcttgtaattcaacatttagatatcctgtatttaggtgggaatgatgtaagggttgtgtgtgagagattgTGAAGAATTGATCAAGTGTGTGCAATCAAGAGGCAacttgcgactggatctcacgatTGACTTGCGAGTGGTAACTCGCCAGAATATGTCACACGTGTGGAGCATTCCAGAAATTGAAGGGTCAGGACAGTTGGATCACTACATAACAAAAAGTACAATTTGGCCATTTAGTTATCTGGCGACTGGAACTCGCAACTCATCCCAGTCACGAGTGACTCACCAGTGCACcctgttttgttgaaaaataacttttcacattccttctcataccctactataaaATACTCTTATACCTACAAAATGTAGAgagtttctagagagaattttaagagagaaatccCAAAGaacaacaagattgattcatccacaaacTTATACAtttgactcttcaaattcctctactttcaccctctccattgttataCCCATGAGAGGATCTTAAGTcaaatccttacctcaccaCATTCAAAGCAGTGAGAAGGTtattggtgtttgggaagcagttcaagagaaaaccaattcattttggttaaTGCAATAGGCTAATTAcgggatccggtaagctagaaaagacaaGGTTAggcgtaaccctgttggagcaagaaacttgaagggcttaggtgcatcgggtCGATTTGGCTTGGAGGATCtcttgctattcatgtatcccaattgatttTCTAGTAGATCATTTTACCGCTTGAAGGGCGGCGGAAAGATTTTTCAccaagttcttcggtttcctcttcgataacacgtgccAGTGTTATCTTACGTTTGCTTCTCTCTATCCCTTactctttgcttttaattactgttgtgttgtgattaaattatggcttagagtagtttgcaTATTTAGGTATAActtatatttatcattctgcacatacattgtttgaatataagctttgtattggttaatttaaaTTTGGCggtctaaacattcactagtgttttacacactaagtgAGCTTTCAATATAGATTATGGGCTTACCTTCAAATAATGGAGAAACTATATAATTTGTTGCTACCCACATAATGGAGACATCATTCTGAGTTAAACAACTAAcgtaatttttttccctaaaaacaaaaaagaataaataaaaaaacctcaaCAAAGCAACTATAAACTTGAATCACACGAGATCTTAAACTTACCTAACAAATGTGATATTCTCATCCACCATTCCTATGAACCATAATGAATAAAAGAATGAGAACATAGAATATTTGAGTAtcaatgaaatttaaaagaaaatattttattacagAATTTTGAAACAGAATGTGAgaggaaaataaatataaagaagtTGGAGAAGGGTACTACACtgcatatttaaatttttaaaaagaaaagaaaaatgagaacaaATAACTCAGGAACcaaaaaaataccattttatCAAATCATATCATTCACTAATCAATAATATGTTGCATCAATACAATTTTCCATTAACATAACATTTATCCTTGGGGTGAGCGAGGGGTTAAGTTTGACATGGGATTATTTTATCAAAGTTTGACATGGAGTAAGTATTATTTTATTCTGAATCCATAATATTCTctgctttcatatatatatatatatatatatatattgtagggacaaAGTTTGGAGCCTAAGCCCAAATGTATGGAATCCTGGTCCAATAAGCCCAAttcaatgaattttgtagagtatgggtcaaagaactagatctAGATGAGTTGGACAACGGCTAGCATGGAGTTAAGAATCAATCAAACACGAATAAAAGCTAATATGACCAGAAGACCTTTCATCCAAGGAGACCAGAATTTGACGTATATATATCACAATATTAGGATTGTTTAGcatgctacagtattctctctcactctctttttctGCCTCCCCTTCATGGGGGCTCTTCCACATTATATAGGTCCTTCCTGATCATCtaggccttacacttgttgatcaccTGGATCCCTACTTGAGTtcccatcccatcagacacccatTTCAAtcctctgtgagttgcggcagccgagacagcactgttcaggggtcttctccacattaatgcggtcagaaaagtagctgtagtgcatttaatgtggtggtggcagcttttctttagatattttgagttttcttccctCTCACATGTTCAGGGGGCGCACTTCAACTACTTGAGTATACACTTGGTCTGCGTTTGtcgcgtccgaggaggagttcctcctcagACCTTCTTCTCTTTGTCTCTAACTGATGAGACTTGTAACGTAGATCATTTAAGTCGTGTTTCTCTCCTCGGACTTGTTAGTGTCCTCGGACAAGGTCCAAGGtccaatacattattttgggccctagcccccacatatatatatatatatatattgattagttTTTATTAGTGAAAATAGTTAGGTGATAAAAGTGAATATTAATCTTCGAATCAGCAGAGGGTAGGTGTCTAATAACTTTCCATCAAAACTAACTtcaaactttgaaattttggttAGGACTTTTGCCCAAGGTTTCAAAAATCGATTCTTGGACCATAAAATCAAGTGCCACTCCAATTTCTCCATTGCAATCCCTGAAACTTGAAGTGAATTTTCAGACTCATGTTTAGGGTAGGCTACATATGCATACCCAAAGAACCAGTCATATATAATCGATTCAAGCAAATGGGTTGAACCCACATTTTGAAAGACTTCCAAATATGATTTTTGCCATTCAATttttgtttgcctttttttgTTGGTATCGTATATTCATATTGATGTGATATAGTTTCAAACAGAGGAGAAATTATAAGCCTTCACTTCAAATGGCATTGAATATTATATTGTACTATATTACTTATTAATGTGAAAGTTGAATAAATTCCAGGAGAAATTATAAGCCTTCATCTCCTCTTGCAAATAGTTTGATTAggaattatattttgaaaatatgaaacAAATGTTACCCTTCCTCTCCCGGATCAATCCATGAATCTTTCACTTGCTTAAAAGAGAGAATTATGTTTATTGATGTTATtgtttttgattgattgtgtgcaACCCAAAACCTTCCTGTTTTGTAATTGGAAATTTCTTGAATTGTCTTCAGTATTTCATCATCATGAGGATTTGATGATGGCCTTCAATGATTGGAGCTCTAGGAATTGAATCTGGCAATTAATTAACTCTCaatgtttagggttttggtGGAATGATTATGAAAGCTTGTTTGATGAGGGAAGAAGATTCGGTGATTAAAAATACACTTCTCTCACTCATTGATTTTCTTAATCCTTTTCTCTTgattttacaaagaaaaatggtctaggaaatttaaattttaatcgaTCTCTAGAGTATTTGTACTCATGTTTATTCTCTTGGTGATTTGGATAAGAATCTAAATCGAAAAATATTGTCGAAAATTCAAGATCGGAGGTTTCAGAGCAGAAGTGTCATTCAACACTTCAAAgtgatcacattttctattccCTATATGTCATTCAAACACTCTGATTTTAAAGTGTTGTTTGGCACTTCAACTAAAATCTTGGTTTTTCtccaattttgaattttgctCGATTTTAACTCACTTCTCTAATTGATTCAAGGATAATTAAGAACTTAAAACTATATTTCAAGCCACTTTATGATCAAATTACCTCTAGAgataataaaagttttttatatttcaattagtCATCTTTTTTAcgatataattatttaataattcaaagCCATGTTTTTCTATAGAATTTATCCGGTGCATTTTATTTCATCCATGTCTAAACCAATGAGATTTTGACATCTAACTAATTCAAGTCATTCTTTTTAAAACCAATCAAAAGTAACTAATACTAATCACATGTATTGAACCCTAGTTCATAAGAATGCATCTGATCAACTGTTTAAAGTTGATGTGTATTGATCTGGTGGTCCAATTTTGGCATTCAACGCGTTGTTCAAAACATTATGAGCAttaatgtattttaaaattaagttatTGCTCATCCAATGATTTAAAGGATGTTTTTACCCTTCCATACTTAAATTTACTGTTTTCCTTTGATTTGTGAATAAACTTCTGGCTGCAAAGTGGGGTGCTTACGTTTGCACCTATGCGTCCATTAATCAGATAGTTCGAGTGCAATTTCGACCTCTCTCAAtctattgaaatttaaaaaataaaaataaaataaaataaaagttttattatttttttatttgaagtaGAAAGATTTGAATATTCAAAATgatataaaatgaaatataagaattaattttgatttcattACTCTTTCTGTATTCcatatgaattatttttaaaaagttgtttcCATAAAGAAATTTACACTTTAACTCGTGTATTCAATATACTCCCTAAAAAATCCTTTAAAAAGgagggaattaaaaaaaattaaaaaaaaaaaaagggatctACATTAAATATAGGTAAAACCATGCAGAtatatagtttatatatataaaatataagaattttttggaACCTTTGAAATCCGGTATGCACGTTGGTAATagtacataataataataaagcaataataattataggttatatatatatatatatatatatatatgagatgggtttAAGTTATATCTAGTTAAACCCATGCGTCCATTAATCAGATAGTTCGAGTGCAATTTCGACCTCTCTCAAtctattgaaatttaaaaaataaaaataaaataaaataaaagttttattattttttttatttgaagtaGAAAGATTTGAATATTCAAAATgatataaaatgaaatataagaattaattttgatttcattACTCTTTCTGTATTCcatatgaattatttttaaaaagttgtttcCATAAAGAAATTTACACTTTAACTCGTGTATTCAATATACTCCCTAAAAAATCCTTTAAAAAGgagggaattaaaaaaaattaaaaaaaaaaaaagggatctACATTAAATATAGGTAAAACCATGCAGAtatatagtttatatatataaaatataagaattttttggaACCTTTGAAATCCGGTATGCACGTTGGTAATagtacataataataataaagcaataataattataggttatatatatatatatatatatatatgagatgggtttAAGTTATATCTAGTTAAACCCATGCGTCCATTAATCAGATAGTTCGAGTGCAATTTCGACCTCTCTCAAtctattgaaatttaaaaaataaaaataaaataaaataaaagttttattattttttttatttgaagtaGAAAGATTTGAATATTCAAAATgatataaaatgaaatataagaattaattttgatttcattACTCTTTCTGTATTCcatatgaattatttttaaaaagttgtttcCATAAAGAAATTTACACTTTAACTCGTGTATTCAATATACTCCCTAAAAAATCCTTTAAAAAGgagggaattaaaaaaaattaaaaaaaaaaagggatctACATTAAATATAGGTAAAACCATGCAGAtatatagtttatatatataaaatataagaattttttggaACCTTTGAAATCCGGTATGCACGTTGGTAATAgtacataataataacaaatcaataataattataggttatatatatatatatatatatatatatgagatgggtttAAGTTATATCTAGTATAACTCTattaaaattacacttttttacATCATAGATCTTTAAGAGATTTAACAGTTTAAAAAACACCATTAAATATTAATTCCTTACCAACTCATTTACCTAATTAATAGCATTTTTTCTCACTCCTTATTTATTActttccatatatattttttattttttaatggttgagatACTATTCTTTTCCACATCATTAAATGTCATTCTGCCATTTTTTCAAGAAACTTTTGAAGCCTTAAAGGTCACCCCGCCATAGCCAAAACCTCCAATTTTAGCCTTGTAGTACCCTGATTGAAAGGTTTTCTTATTGACACTATTTcttaacccccaaaaaaaaaataataaataaataaatataataaaagaattgCAAAGATGTCATCTTTAGTAATTTGTTGCTTGATAGGGCATTTAACTATATCGCGGCTTTTGTTTTAATAGGGTACCAATGAAATTTTCCTAGCAAGGAGATATCAATGGTTTTTCACTCACTCATAATCGCAttatgaaacaatttttttatttagccttTTGGCAACAATATCTACTAGTATTTATTCATGAACTTGATTGTTTGTAGTGGCGTCAACTATATATAAACtgatctttcaaatttttttccttggatAGTTTCGACTATTTGCTTGTTCAAAATATTACAAGGTTGTGTctgttttttaaaatgtaaagtGGGAACTTGCTTCTAATTTAATAGAGTAGTTCTaccaaaagaagaaggagaagaaatgGAAGCTAGGAGGGTAAGaataattaaagagagaaaaaaaaattgctattatTTAGGTAAATAAGTTGGAAAGCGATAAATAGTCAACTAtgtttttaaaaccattaaaTCTTTTAGATATCTACAGTGTAAAAATGGTGTAATTTCTATTAAGtgtaacataaaaaaaaaaaatatatatatatatatatatatataaaaagtaggAAGCAAATGAAATGTGTACCACGTGGAACAATATTTAAGTTAGGTTGTACGTACCCCGTTTTATTGGCAGCTACTGAAAGTTGGTTGTAATTGAATTTCTTCTATGTACATCCATTCATCAATTTTCATGGCCTGAAAGTCAAAGCAAAGCATGTAGTACTGTTGACCTTACTCAATTAGTTCACCTACGTATTAAACATAAAATTCATGaagattttcatttttgaatgAAGTGAAAGTTAGCTGCAATTTTATAGGTAAGAAACTATTTTCCACTGTTGTTTGATGAATTGACTCCAACCTCAATGGAGAAAATGTTAACAAACCTTCATAACTTGGACCTACggtttgggggaaaaaaatgattttttcatGGCAAATACGAAAGAGTACCTATCAAACAGATATGATCAACTCccctttttaagtttcaaagaTATTCACTATTATCTGTTAAAAACAAATGGTATGAGTAATATTCATatatccttcaattttttttggcacATTCTTGCTTTCCGTATCACCCACCACAACTAATTAAGGCATAGCAAATATGGCAACTGAATCGATATTTCTAAAAGTTTCGTGCATTAATGGCAAGTATGTTGGTTTAATGTGTCTTCATGTACTTCTTGTATTACTTCTCTCAAGCATTGCAACATCTTCGAAGACGATCTTGGACACTTTACCAGGCTATACTGGTACACTTCCATTCAAACTGGAAACTGGGTGAGTTTGTAGATTAATTCTTCACTATTTTCATGAAACACATTTgtcgtcttcttctttttttcctctaattttCCATGGTTGTATGTATAATTGGAAATGTAACAATTGTGACAATGGCATTGTATATAGATATGTTGCAGTAGGGGAAACAGATGATTTAGAGTTATTCTACTATTTCGTTGAGTCACAAAGAAACCCAGTAAGAGACCCTCTTGTGCTTTGGCTTACCGGAGGCCCTGGTTGTTCAGCGCTCTCCGGCCTCCTTTACGAAATCGGTATATCACTcaactttaatttcttttcaattctcgtacctaaaagaaagaaattttgaaattttgtgtcTACCATTCAAAACCTTCAAAGAGACAATGGAAATGAAGAATGGTAGGAAactgtataatttatattaccTTTTCCCATAACTTGTTAAATTGgttgttaattaattaattcttatcttttgaatttggatttgctCATGAAATGATAACATCATTGTTTCGAATTGTTTGTTCTTTTCCGAAGCATGTTATGCATCACTAACACGGAcactagacatggcaaaacgggcgggttgGGTTCAGGTCAGTTcaaacgggtcattttaagcaGGTTAAAAATGGGTTCGAGTTGCGGGTCGGGCTGGatcgggttgacccgtatttttcacatgaatttttttttttattataaaaaaaacaatatgtatttgccatttgaaaagttatgcaacatattacttgatgtaaaatgcattattttgaattcacaacttatatcaagaataaactcaattaaacttattaatacttattcaataattttaaaattatacaaatcctaacattgctatctaaaacaaaataacacaaagataagtagaacaaatacacaagttttatttttacacaatatcaacattccaaaaaaaaaaaaattacaaatgacttattggataactcatttgataaagaataaaaacaaataagaaaattacgattttgaaaattaattttataatctattatcaattgtagttagcattctatttcaatttgagatatacattaaagtttgattgcttacttatttatacatggtctcttttataaagatcatatcattgttaagtaGCACACGCTCTaggaaatattataatttattttgaaaaaccgtttattttgaacataaattattaaaaaatggtCTAAactttcataatttatgctaatttaatactttggctttactattttcacacttgagTGTGTGTCTCacacatgtctacaattttaaatctgtttttaactttactgtaactaaattatcttggcatgtactttgctatttgatatctaaaaatctttactcattacagaatgcttaaccatttatctttcaattaatttgcatgcagttatgtaaatgtatcaattgttcccttaaagctcacaataaaaaattaaaccaatattgtcttaatttcactattttttttacccaaaaaaaaagttttaaaaaaatggttcgggtttGAGTCAGGTTGGGTTGACCTGCAaaaaacacgggtcgggtcatgggtcaacccgtttttgcttcagGTCAAAAAAATCGAGTTCAGGTCAAGTATTTTTTGGAtagggtcgggttgggtcaaaaaattatgacccgttttgccatgtctaatgGACACACCTAGGAACTTAAAGGAGCTAGCAAAtgtgttccccccccccccccccccggtcTCCCCCTCCACTCAGTCTTGAACTCATTATGAATACATGGGGATATTTCTTTttaggagaaagaaaaaatggggCTCATATGTGCAATCATTGCCTCATGCCCCATGATACATTGCCACTTGAgtcttttgataaatttatgGGTACCACCAGCATCAACATGGCATGCTACTACTCGACCCTATTACCACGATTGATGCATTTTGAAGTATGGGTCAATACTGAACTCAAATCCATGACCTTTTGACGCTTGATCCAAAGTGATGGAAAATACAcgggttttaacttttaagtctttttttcGCGTGTGATTCCAAACTCAACTTAGTGGTATTAATTAGTTTACAATCAAATAtagttatttaaataaatacataatttatattatttaattattttgatatattgtATAGGAGTAAAAAGGTATTATATAACTAAAGTTAGCTTCAGGCTAAATGCTTTTTAAATTGACcgtaatttttaaaagtttggttttcttttagtgtttttgtgTATTGGATTTGGAGGTAAACATGACACAAATATGATAGGTgtcataattaaaataattatgcgTTAGCTTAGCGTCTTGTCCAATGCTCTCCATTTGCCAAATTCTCTAATAAATTCTTtgaaaactcaattttcaaCAAAGTAGTTCCATATTAGTCCAATTTATTATTCGTACTCAACATTGTCAACGCCTAGTGAGTAGTGACCGTTTGTTTAGAAAATGCGATAAGGTAGTGAAGCACAATAGTTAGGTACATTATATTAGTTGGATAATAAataattcttctaaaaaaaaacatgagtTGAATAATGGTTTTATCTGTCCAAGTTACAATATGAGTTAAGGATTTAATGCCCACACTCAGcccatacatacatacatatatatatatatatatatatatataaacgcgCATGCCCATAAAGTCATTATCTATCATTTCTTCTCTTATTACGATGTTACATATGGTTCCCTAGCAATAATGTTCAACCTTACTGAGAAGTGGGTTGAACAAGAATAAGATACTTttcatttcaaatgaaatttagaggatatattttattattaagattttatattttttggattttgccaaaaaaaaaaaaaaggattttattttttggatttgacCATGTACAAAGTGACACTAaatattcttttaaatttataacatctaatttaaacataaaataaatccattttAAATAGAGGTGAGGGGGAGAATCCTCTACATTTGCTTTTGAGATATGGAGATTGTCTAGGTCCATAGTCAAATTTTATAGGTACCTGACCTATCCAGAGACTCAAAACACTCCTAAGGTCAACTTCAACCTTCAATCTACTCGTCCTCTCTTTAGCAAATAATATGTTGCAAAATGACCAAACTTTCTTTGACAATTAGATATGTTCTAACCCATTTAAATAGTTGAAATTCCCCCATATGATTTCACTTACCAAAGGAAAACGTATATGCAAATTAATCATATGACAATCAACATTAATAAATTCTTATCCCTAAACAATTTAATGAAATAAGAACTTAAGAGCGATCCTTTTAATGAAAGCCTAATCATATATTGTCATGAAAATTGCTGCAGTATGTCATTGTTGACATGTATTTTTGAGACAGTGAGATAAGACAAATCATATATGTCATTTACAAGACTTTAGGTAATTTGCCGAGGGGTAAGGATGTGTATGGGTCACGTTGgagattttttttcaactcaatTTTGGTGGGTTGAGAAATTTCTAACCTATCATATATGTAGAACTCAGCCCAACCCAACTCACATGGGTTGGATTATattgggttgagttggattGGGTAATTTGGGTATGCAGTTTGTGCATATATATTTAGTGCtttctaaaaaattgattttttatcgATGATTATATAAGAGATCTTGAATTCAATcttttacaccaaaaactgattggggttttggtctaatgataaagagcctATTATCAAAAGCGAACGTCATATGTTGAAattctctattaaaaaaaaaaaaaaaaaaactcttttctataaattattacaatttatataatatatttatattatattccaaattttcatattcatcgaaacaatttctcaaaatatgaaattaaatcaaactaaaaaaaattaaaataaggataataaaactaaatttatatatataatgagtcAGATTGGATTAGATGAGTTGATAGTTTccaagactcaaaataaaatttcaaattatcaattcatgAAAACCAACTCGAGGCATCAAGTTGGGGGAGGATTGGGTCAATTTTGTCTTGTTGGTGGAATTGACGCACACCCCTACCACCGAAGAAGATCATCTCCATTGACTTGAATGTTTTACCTATAGTAACTTTTACTATTGTGCAGGACCACTAACTTTCGACTATGCCGCTTTCAATGGTAGCAGCCCAACGCTGGTTCAGAACCCGTACTCATGGACTGAGGTACTAAATTCCTATCCACCATCTTCATTCTTATGcaagggaatatatatatattttttaattcttttatttttgatacaCTATATATGGCTACAATTTTCCAGGTCGcaaatgtaatatttttagaCGCACCTGTTGGTACTGGATTCTCGTACTCTCATACCCAAGAAGGTTACTACAGCTCGGACACTAAATCACCTCAGGCCATATATCTTTTCCTTAGAAAGGTGAGCAAAAAACTATGAAATCAAATGGGTTATTCTTGTTGATTTAATTGAAAGTGTTAATTATTTTTGCAAATTGTGATGCAGTGGTTGTTAGATCATCCCCGATATAGCAAAAATCCACTTTACATAGCTGGTGATTCATATTCAGGCGTAATTGTTCCCCAAGTTACTCTTCTGATATCAGATGGTAAACATTCATTCATACAGTTTATTCAAAACATTTTCATTGTAAACTAGTCATAATATTGGTCGATTATGGCATTGCAGGTAACAGAGATGGAAGCGTACCTCCCATGGCTCTCCTAGTATGTGCCTAATTATCATACTTGAATTCCCTTTCTTTGTCATGGTTGTTCTGGTTCACTCTGACTCACACTGAACTTTGAAATTCTGgtttaatatttatattgtttCAATTCAATCAGGGATACATGCTTGGCAACCCAGTGACAGACCAACATGGTGATCAGAATTCAAGAGTGAAATATTTCCACCGGTTGACACTCATATCGGATGAACTTTACGAAGTAATCTGAAACCTCTGCTTATGCTTGATTCTTGTTTGTGATATTAATGTACTTACATAAGGAAGTAAGACAACATACGTCTTGTGTCCCGTGCAAAAAGGCATTAGACACAAGCTTCACTTAGGAAgataatcttttttctttaactaaaatgaaaaaaaagtcaatttttctgtataagatttttttttttttttttttttttttttcaatctaatAGCGGTACAGAATATCacttgattttaaatttaattgatgtAGTACTAAGGGTTGGTTTGGTTTGCCCATCCACATCCAGATTATTTACGTTTtcaactttttccttttttttttttttttttttttttaaagtaacaCCTTTTGCATTGTgcatgggaca encodes:
- the LOC126707151 gene encoding serine carboxypeptidase-like 2; this translates as MATESIFLKVSCINGKYVGLMCLHVLLVLLLSSIATSSKTILDTLPGYTGTLPFKLETGYVAVGETDDLELFYYFVESQRNPVRDPLVLWLTGGPGCSALSGLLYEIGPLTFDYAAFNGSSPTLVQNPYSWTEVANVIFLDAPVGTGFSYSHTQEGYYSSDTKSPQAIYLFLRKWLLDHPRYSKNPLYIAGDSYSGVIVPQVTLLISDGNRDGSVPPMALLGYMLGNPVTDQHGDQNSRVKYFHRLTLISDELYESIKAGCNEEYVDPDINNSTCVDDIGLVAECTIRVNDAHILEPKCSFATPRPKTMNWGRKFFDDIPDEIIQSPTTREEKWCRNSNYVLSYMWANDQTVQNALGVRNGTIIDWKRCNKSIAYDSNLHTVVHYHEELLTRGYRALIYSGDHDMMIPYVGTLAWINFLNLTTVDGWRPWTVDGQIAGFTEKYVKASGDGLTFATVKGGGHTAPEYKPKECLEMADRWMSFYGL